The following proteins are co-located in the Cardiocondyla obscurior isolate alpha-2009 linkage group LG12, Cobs3.1, whole genome shotgun sequence genome:
- the Machr-a gene encoding muscarinic acetylcholine receptor DM1 isoform X1: protein MNITPMVELPGNDSFNISSNGLACGGEHYQYSVLWRVVIVIVAVVLSFITVVGNIMVMISFKIDKQLQTISNYFLFSLAVADFAIGLISMPLFTAYTVLGYWPLGPYVCDTWLALDYLISNASVLNLLIISFDRYFSVTRPLTYRAKRTNFKAGVMITSAWGISMVLWPPWIIAWPYIEGQRTVPHTECYIQFIETNHYITFGTAIAAFYIPVMIMIILYLRIYRETEKRQKDLPNLQAGKQDTSKRSNSRCDEALDMEDGRRQRSESSTADDVSHATHIAVSYIDKHYPQYMSVQHRPFSWTWLKMWCIAWWHSGRDDEDDDEEIAGPESSRTGVGYEDTLTPLSAETPLPSTVSRCPSLSVIQATGIALDKAAAQHELYKRPMRPLDPKTISSDSVYTIVIKLPREGPQSIKMIHDEAVSTQLHSMIEDGENDGGSSGVSVGASKLFRLGESISSPSTVMRRPSQMPDIRMPLNAKNIPRPLGKGKAQDKQPKDKKKKTQEKKADRKKLQEKKAAKTLTAILCAFILTWTPYNILVLMKSISACSFDIPQPAWDFFYYLCYINSTVNPMCYALCNAAFRRTYMRILKCKWRSKNRGTAVDRG from the exons ATGAACATTACTCCGATGGTGGAGTTACCCGGCAATGACAGCTTTAATATCAGCAGCAACGGTCTCGCCTGCGGCGGTGAGCACTATCAATACTCGGTACTGTGGCGCGTGGTGATAGTGATAGTCGCCGTCGTCCTCAGTTTCATCACGGTCGTCGGCAACATTATGGTCATGATATCGTTCAAGATCGACAAGCAACTGCAGACGATCTCCAACTATTTCCTCTTCAGCTTGGCGGTGGCCGACTTCGCGATCGGCCTAATCTCCATGCCCCTGTTTACGGCATACACGGTGCTCGGCTACTGGCCGCTCGGGCCCTACGTGTGCGACACGTGGCTTGCCCTAGACTATCTCATAAGCAACGCGTCGGTCCTCAACCTGCTCATCATCAGCTTCGATAGATATTTCTCCGTCACGCGCCCGCTCACCTACCGGGCCAAGAGGACCAATTTCAAAGCCGGCGTCATGATAA CGAGCGCTTGGGGTATATCGATGGTTCTTTGGCCACCCTGGATCATCGCGTGGCCGTACATCGAGGGTCAAAGAACCGTGCCGCATACCGAGTGCTACATCCAATTCATCGAGACGAACCACTACATCACCTTCGGCACGGCCATCGCCGCGTTTTATATTCCCGTCATGATAATGATAATCCTTTACTTGCGGATCTACAGAGAGACGGAGAAGCGTCAGAAGGATTTGCCGAACTTGCAGGCCGGCAAGCAAGACACGAGCAAGCGCAGCAACTCGAGGTG CGACGAGGCGTTGGACATGGAGGATGGCAGAAGACAACGGAGCGAGTCAAGCACCGCAGACGACGTCTCGCACGCCACGCACATCGCCGTTTCCTACATTGATAAGCACTATCCGCAATACATGAGC GTGCAGCACAGGCCGTTCTCCTGGACCTGGCTGAAGATGTGGTGCATCGCGTGGTGGCACAGCGGCCgggacgacgaggacgacgacgaggagatCGCCGGACCGGAGAGCAGCCGCACCGGGGTCGGGTACGAAGACACGCTCACGCCGCTATCGGCCGAGACCCCGCTTCCCAGCACGGTATCACGGTGTCCCTCCCTCAGCGTGATACAGGCGACGGGAATCGCCCTGGACAAGGCCGCGGCGCAGCACGAGTTGTACAAGAGGCCGATGCGGCCGCTCGACCCCAAGACCATCTCCAGCGATTCC GTTTATACGATCGTGATCAAATTGCCGAGAGAGGGACCGCAGAGCATAAAAATGATCCACGACGAGGCCGTGTCGACCCAGCTGCACAGCATGATAGAAGACGGCGAGAACGACGGCGGTAGCAGCGGTGTCAGCGTAGGCGCCAGCAAGCTCTTCCGCCTCGGCGAGTCCATATCGAGCCCGTCGACGGTGATGAGGCGGCCGTCGCAGATGCCGGACATTCGTATGCCGTTGAACGCGAAAAATATCCCGAGGCCGCTGGGCAAGGGCAAGGCGCAGGACAAGCAGCCGAAGgacaagaagaagaagacgcaGGAGAAGAAGGCCGACCGCAAAAAGCTGCAGGAGAAAAAGGCCGCGAAGACGCTCACGGCCATTCTGTGCGCGTTCATCCTGACGTGGACCCCGTACAACATCCTGGTACTCATGAAGTCCATCTCCGCCTGCTCGTTCGACATACCCCAGCCCGCGTGGGACTTTTTTTACTACCTTTGCTACATCAACAGTACTGTGAACCCGATGTGTTACGCGCTATGCAACGCGGCGTTCCGCAGAACCTACATGAGGATTCTCAAGTGCAAGTGGCGCAGCAAGAACCGCGGCACCGCGGTAGACCGGGGATGA
- the Machr-a gene encoding muscarinic acetylcholine receptor DM1 isoform X2, with protein sequence MNITPMVELPGNDSFNISSNGLACGGEHYQYSVLWRVVIVIVAVVLSFITVVGNIMVMISFKIDKQLQTISNYFLFSLAVADFAIGLISMPLFTAYTVLGYWPLGPYVCDTWLALDYLISNASVLNLLIISFDRYFSVTRPLTYRAKRTNFKAGVMITSAWGISMVLWPPWIIAWPYIEGQRTVPHTECYIQFIETNHYITFGTAIAAFYIPVMIMIILYLRIYRETEKRQKDLPNLQAGKQDTSKRSNSSDEALDMEDGRRQRSESSTADDVSHATHIAVSYIDKHYPQYMSVQHRPFSWTWLKMWCIAWWHSGRDDEDDDEEIAGPESSRTGVGYEDTLTPLSAETPLPSTVSRCPSLSVIQATGIALDKAAAQHELYKRPMRPLDPKTISSDSVYTIVIKLPREGPQSIKMIHDEAVSTQLHSMIEDGENDGGSSGVSVGASKLFRLGESISSPSTVMRRPSQMPDIRMPLNAKNIPRPLGKGKAQDKQPKDKKKKTQEKKADRKKLQEKKAAKTLTAILCAFILTWTPYNILVLMKSISACSFDIPQPAWDFFYYLCYINSTVNPMCYALCNAAFRRTYMRILKCKWRSKNRGTAVDRG encoded by the exons ATGAACATTACTCCGATGGTGGAGTTACCCGGCAATGACAGCTTTAATATCAGCAGCAACGGTCTCGCCTGCGGCGGTGAGCACTATCAATACTCGGTACTGTGGCGCGTGGTGATAGTGATAGTCGCCGTCGTCCTCAGTTTCATCACGGTCGTCGGCAACATTATGGTCATGATATCGTTCAAGATCGACAAGCAACTGCAGACGATCTCCAACTATTTCCTCTTCAGCTTGGCGGTGGCCGACTTCGCGATCGGCCTAATCTCCATGCCCCTGTTTACGGCATACACGGTGCTCGGCTACTGGCCGCTCGGGCCCTACGTGTGCGACACGTGGCTTGCCCTAGACTATCTCATAAGCAACGCGTCGGTCCTCAACCTGCTCATCATCAGCTTCGATAGATATTTCTCCGTCACGCGCCCGCTCACCTACCGGGCCAAGAGGACCAATTTCAAAGCCGGCGTCATGATAA CGAGCGCTTGGGGTATATCGATGGTTCTTTGGCCACCCTGGATCATCGCGTGGCCGTACATCGAGGGTCAAAGAACCGTGCCGCATACCGAGTGCTACATCCAATTCATCGAGACGAACCACTACATCACCTTCGGCACGGCCATCGCCGCGTTTTATATTCCCGTCATGATAATGATAATCCTTTACTTGCGGATCTACAGAGAGACGGAGAAGCGTCAGAAGGATTTGCCGAACTTGCAGGCCGGCAAGCAAGACACGAGCAAGCGCAGCAACTCGAG CGACGAGGCGTTGGACATGGAGGATGGCAGAAGACAACGGAGCGAGTCAAGCACCGCAGACGACGTCTCGCACGCCACGCACATCGCCGTTTCCTACATTGATAAGCACTATCCGCAATACATGAGC GTGCAGCACAGGCCGTTCTCCTGGACCTGGCTGAAGATGTGGTGCATCGCGTGGTGGCACAGCGGCCgggacgacgaggacgacgacgaggagatCGCCGGACCGGAGAGCAGCCGCACCGGGGTCGGGTACGAAGACACGCTCACGCCGCTATCGGCCGAGACCCCGCTTCCCAGCACGGTATCACGGTGTCCCTCCCTCAGCGTGATACAGGCGACGGGAATCGCCCTGGACAAGGCCGCGGCGCAGCACGAGTTGTACAAGAGGCCGATGCGGCCGCTCGACCCCAAGACCATCTCCAGCGATTCC GTTTATACGATCGTGATCAAATTGCCGAGAGAGGGACCGCAGAGCATAAAAATGATCCACGACGAGGCCGTGTCGACCCAGCTGCACAGCATGATAGAAGACGGCGAGAACGACGGCGGTAGCAGCGGTGTCAGCGTAGGCGCCAGCAAGCTCTTCCGCCTCGGCGAGTCCATATCGAGCCCGTCGACGGTGATGAGGCGGCCGTCGCAGATGCCGGACATTCGTATGCCGTTGAACGCGAAAAATATCCCGAGGCCGCTGGGCAAGGGCAAGGCGCAGGACAAGCAGCCGAAGgacaagaagaagaagacgcaGGAGAAGAAGGCCGACCGCAAAAAGCTGCAGGAGAAAAAGGCCGCGAAGACGCTCACGGCCATTCTGTGCGCGTTCATCCTGACGTGGACCCCGTACAACATCCTGGTACTCATGAAGTCCATCTCCGCCTGCTCGTTCGACATACCCCAGCCCGCGTGGGACTTTTTTTACTACCTTTGCTACATCAACAGTACTGTGAACCCGATGTGTTACGCGCTATGCAACGCGGCGTTCCGCAGAACCTACATGAGGATTCTCAAGTGCAAGTGGCGCAGCAAGAACCGCGGCACCGCGGTAGACCGGGGATGA
- the Machr-a gene encoding muscarinic acetylcholine receptor DM1 isoform X3: protein MNITPMVELPGNDSFNISSNGLACGGEHYQYSVLWRVVIVIVAVVLSFITVVGNIMVMISFKIDKQLQTISNYFLFSLAVADFAIGLISMPLFTAYTVLGYWPLGPYVCDTWLALDYLISNASVLNLLIISFDRYFSVTRPLTYRAKRTNFKAGVMITSAWGISMVLWPPWIIAWPYIEGQRTVPHTECYIQFIETNHYITFGTAIAAFYIPVMIMIILYLRIYRETEKRQKDLPNLQAGKQDTSKRSNSRCDEALDMEDGRRQRSESSTADDVSHATHIAVSYIDKHYPQYMSHRPFSWTWLKMWCIAWWHSGRDDEDDDEEIAGPESSRTGVGYEDTLTPLSAETPLPSTVSRCPSLSVIQATGIALDKAAAQHELYKRPMRPLDPKTISSDSVYTIVIKLPREGPQSIKMIHDEAVSTQLHSMIEDGENDGGSSGVSVGASKLFRLGESISSPSTVMRRPSQMPDIRMPLNAKNIPRPLGKGKAQDKQPKDKKKKTQEKKADRKKLQEKKAAKTLTAILCAFILTWTPYNILVLMKSISACSFDIPQPAWDFFYYLCYINSTVNPMCYALCNAAFRRTYMRILKCKWRSKNRGTAVDRG, encoded by the exons ATGAACATTACTCCGATGGTGGAGTTACCCGGCAATGACAGCTTTAATATCAGCAGCAACGGTCTCGCCTGCGGCGGTGAGCACTATCAATACTCGGTACTGTGGCGCGTGGTGATAGTGATAGTCGCCGTCGTCCTCAGTTTCATCACGGTCGTCGGCAACATTATGGTCATGATATCGTTCAAGATCGACAAGCAACTGCAGACGATCTCCAACTATTTCCTCTTCAGCTTGGCGGTGGCCGACTTCGCGATCGGCCTAATCTCCATGCCCCTGTTTACGGCATACACGGTGCTCGGCTACTGGCCGCTCGGGCCCTACGTGTGCGACACGTGGCTTGCCCTAGACTATCTCATAAGCAACGCGTCGGTCCTCAACCTGCTCATCATCAGCTTCGATAGATATTTCTCCGTCACGCGCCCGCTCACCTACCGGGCCAAGAGGACCAATTTCAAAGCCGGCGTCATGATAA CGAGCGCTTGGGGTATATCGATGGTTCTTTGGCCACCCTGGATCATCGCGTGGCCGTACATCGAGGGTCAAAGAACCGTGCCGCATACCGAGTGCTACATCCAATTCATCGAGACGAACCACTACATCACCTTCGGCACGGCCATCGCCGCGTTTTATATTCCCGTCATGATAATGATAATCCTTTACTTGCGGATCTACAGAGAGACGGAGAAGCGTCAGAAGGATTTGCCGAACTTGCAGGCCGGCAAGCAAGACACGAGCAAGCGCAGCAACTCGAGGTG CGACGAGGCGTTGGACATGGAGGATGGCAGAAGACAACGGAGCGAGTCAAGCACCGCAGACGACGTCTCGCACGCCACGCACATCGCCGTTTCCTACATTGATAAGCACTATCCGCAATACATGAGC CACAGGCCGTTCTCCTGGACCTGGCTGAAGATGTGGTGCATCGCGTGGTGGCACAGCGGCCgggacgacgaggacgacgacgaggagatCGCCGGACCGGAGAGCAGCCGCACCGGGGTCGGGTACGAAGACACGCTCACGCCGCTATCGGCCGAGACCCCGCTTCCCAGCACGGTATCACGGTGTCCCTCCCTCAGCGTGATACAGGCGACGGGAATCGCCCTGGACAAGGCCGCGGCGCAGCACGAGTTGTACAAGAGGCCGATGCGGCCGCTCGACCCCAAGACCATCTCCAGCGATTCC GTTTATACGATCGTGATCAAATTGCCGAGAGAGGGACCGCAGAGCATAAAAATGATCCACGACGAGGCCGTGTCGACCCAGCTGCACAGCATGATAGAAGACGGCGAGAACGACGGCGGTAGCAGCGGTGTCAGCGTAGGCGCCAGCAAGCTCTTCCGCCTCGGCGAGTCCATATCGAGCCCGTCGACGGTGATGAGGCGGCCGTCGCAGATGCCGGACATTCGTATGCCGTTGAACGCGAAAAATATCCCGAGGCCGCTGGGCAAGGGCAAGGCGCAGGACAAGCAGCCGAAGgacaagaagaagaagacgcaGGAGAAGAAGGCCGACCGCAAAAAGCTGCAGGAGAAAAAGGCCGCGAAGACGCTCACGGCCATTCTGTGCGCGTTCATCCTGACGTGGACCCCGTACAACATCCTGGTACTCATGAAGTCCATCTCCGCCTGCTCGTTCGACATACCCCAGCCCGCGTGGGACTTTTTTTACTACCTTTGCTACATCAACAGTACTGTGAACCCGATGTGTTACGCGCTATGCAACGCGGCGTTCCGCAGAACCTACATGAGGATTCTCAAGTGCAAGTGGCGCAGCAAGAACCGCGGCACCGCGGTAGACCGGGGATGA
- the Machr-a gene encoding muscarinic acetylcholine receptor DM1 isoform X4 has translation MNITPMVELPGNDSFNISSNGLACGGEHYQYSVLWRVVIVIVAVVLSFITVVGNIMVMISFKIDKQLQTISNYFLFSLAVADFAIGLISMPLFTAYTVLGYWPLGPYVCDTWLALDYLISNASVLNLLIISFDRYFSVTRPLTYRAKRTNFKAGVMITSAWGISMVLWPPWIIAWPYIEGQRTVPHTECYIQFIETNHYITFGTAIAAFYIPVMIMIILYLRIYRETEKRQKDLPNLQAGKQDTSKRSNSSDEALDMEDGRRQRSESSTADDVSHATHIAVSYIDKHYPQYMSHRPFSWTWLKMWCIAWWHSGRDDEDDDEEIAGPESSRTGVGYEDTLTPLSAETPLPSTVSRCPSLSVIQATGIALDKAAAQHELYKRPMRPLDPKTISSDSVYTIVIKLPREGPQSIKMIHDEAVSTQLHSMIEDGENDGGSSGVSVGASKLFRLGESISSPSTVMRRPSQMPDIRMPLNAKNIPRPLGKGKAQDKQPKDKKKKTQEKKADRKKLQEKKAAKTLTAILCAFILTWTPYNILVLMKSISACSFDIPQPAWDFFYYLCYINSTVNPMCYALCNAAFRRTYMRILKCKWRSKNRGTAVDRG, from the exons ATGAACATTACTCCGATGGTGGAGTTACCCGGCAATGACAGCTTTAATATCAGCAGCAACGGTCTCGCCTGCGGCGGTGAGCACTATCAATACTCGGTACTGTGGCGCGTGGTGATAGTGATAGTCGCCGTCGTCCTCAGTTTCATCACGGTCGTCGGCAACATTATGGTCATGATATCGTTCAAGATCGACAAGCAACTGCAGACGATCTCCAACTATTTCCTCTTCAGCTTGGCGGTGGCCGACTTCGCGATCGGCCTAATCTCCATGCCCCTGTTTACGGCATACACGGTGCTCGGCTACTGGCCGCTCGGGCCCTACGTGTGCGACACGTGGCTTGCCCTAGACTATCTCATAAGCAACGCGTCGGTCCTCAACCTGCTCATCATCAGCTTCGATAGATATTTCTCCGTCACGCGCCCGCTCACCTACCGGGCCAAGAGGACCAATTTCAAAGCCGGCGTCATGATAA CGAGCGCTTGGGGTATATCGATGGTTCTTTGGCCACCCTGGATCATCGCGTGGCCGTACATCGAGGGTCAAAGAACCGTGCCGCATACCGAGTGCTACATCCAATTCATCGAGACGAACCACTACATCACCTTCGGCACGGCCATCGCCGCGTTTTATATTCCCGTCATGATAATGATAATCCTTTACTTGCGGATCTACAGAGAGACGGAGAAGCGTCAGAAGGATTTGCCGAACTTGCAGGCCGGCAAGCAAGACACGAGCAAGCGCAGCAACTCGAG CGACGAGGCGTTGGACATGGAGGATGGCAGAAGACAACGGAGCGAGTCAAGCACCGCAGACGACGTCTCGCACGCCACGCACATCGCCGTTTCCTACATTGATAAGCACTATCCGCAATACATGAGC CACAGGCCGTTCTCCTGGACCTGGCTGAAGATGTGGTGCATCGCGTGGTGGCACAGCGGCCgggacgacgaggacgacgacgaggagatCGCCGGACCGGAGAGCAGCCGCACCGGGGTCGGGTACGAAGACACGCTCACGCCGCTATCGGCCGAGACCCCGCTTCCCAGCACGGTATCACGGTGTCCCTCCCTCAGCGTGATACAGGCGACGGGAATCGCCCTGGACAAGGCCGCGGCGCAGCACGAGTTGTACAAGAGGCCGATGCGGCCGCTCGACCCCAAGACCATCTCCAGCGATTCC GTTTATACGATCGTGATCAAATTGCCGAGAGAGGGACCGCAGAGCATAAAAATGATCCACGACGAGGCCGTGTCGACCCAGCTGCACAGCATGATAGAAGACGGCGAGAACGACGGCGGTAGCAGCGGTGTCAGCGTAGGCGCCAGCAAGCTCTTCCGCCTCGGCGAGTCCATATCGAGCCCGTCGACGGTGATGAGGCGGCCGTCGCAGATGCCGGACATTCGTATGCCGTTGAACGCGAAAAATATCCCGAGGCCGCTGGGCAAGGGCAAGGCGCAGGACAAGCAGCCGAAGgacaagaagaagaagacgcaGGAGAAGAAGGCCGACCGCAAAAAGCTGCAGGAGAAAAAGGCCGCGAAGACGCTCACGGCCATTCTGTGCGCGTTCATCCTGACGTGGACCCCGTACAACATCCTGGTACTCATGAAGTCCATCTCCGCCTGCTCGTTCGACATACCCCAGCCCGCGTGGGACTTTTTTTACTACCTTTGCTACATCAACAGTACTGTGAACCCGATGTGTTACGCGCTATGCAACGCGGCGTTCCGCAGAACCTACATGAGGATTCTCAAGTGCAAGTGGCGCAGCAAGAACCGCGGCACCGCGGTAGACCGGGGATGA